Within Lolium rigidum isolate FL_2022 chromosome 5, APGP_CSIRO_Lrig_0.1, whole genome shotgun sequence, the genomic segment AATGGGgcttgtcctcgttcttcttcggcGAGAATgggggaagaggtttgagaaggaggaggaagaggaagacatagttgggggagaagagggtttttggctCGCCGATGgtcggaacagaggaaggggatgaagaaagctaatcgatcggcacggttaaataatgagaagcctggtggaaatttattgtcattacagtttccaaggagatgacgccagagctatcgaattttgcagagaagctgagaagacggggcataatgataacggatactgcaacagctctgctctgccacgacatgacccgacgaaggaaagcgtaatgattttggaaaatttatttccaaaaccaggggggcatgtgttatcaccagattttggacaaatctagaggtgggccgtaagagagatgggcttagaagactacacgtggaagatctctgaagcggccttgcacggaggatttgggctagtttgcccgtgtatctttaattatagtagattatatcttagatcgagatttagagtttgtatcgcacacggtgggatattcccacattagaaagtcccccggactataaatatgtatctagggtttatggaataaacaacaacacaacgttcaccccaaacaaaccaatctcggcgcatcgccaactccttcgtctcgagggtttcaatcgggtaagcgacatgccgcctagatcgcatcttgcgatctaggcagcacaagctccacgttgttcatgcgttgcccgtatcgaagcgtctttgatggcgggcaacgtagttatcatagatgtgttagggttagcatagttcttcgtataacatgcttacgtagtgcaacccttgcatgtctagccgccctcacatctATCTCGAGTgtggggcggcacctcgcttgttctttatttagtagatctgatccgttacgattgctccttgctttgcaaggattagtttaatatctcgcaatagttaggccttacaaagggggaggatccagcggcacgtagggtggcgttcgcaagtcctaaacaggatgttccgaggatcaacgtcatgttggttttttggccttgtttaggatcggcttacgagcaccgtgcgtggccgcgaggcccaacctcggagtaggatgatccgattatgcggtgaaaaccctaaatcgtcgtagatctcattagctttatcttgatcaagcaggatcaccaagtattcgtgcaccccgtacgaatcatgggtggatcggctctttgagccgattcacgggataactcgagagccgatcgaggctcggatttaatgtttacgtgtatgccatgcagaactaagcgaggcatccccatcaccttcccgaccggtataggtcgggtggcacgcccttgcacttcgcatcgccgcgtgtgaccagaagagcattgcgggccgtcgctcggaggggtctcagccagccgcagctctaggctcttcccggctctaccgtgttgacaggccgctgcccgccggtgggttttggcagtcaacattaCCTCCGTTCCGAAGTATAAGTCCTTTAAAATAAGCTAGTTTAGGTTTCTAAAATGGCTTATAttttttgaaatggaggtagtacatgGAAGTTTGCATCCACTAAAAAATCTTCGAGAGAATCCCGTTTTAGTTTTACTGTGGGGGCTCATTTGATTCATCGAATAGAAAAAGCACAGGAGTAGGAAAAGTATATGATTGAAATGCCATGTCTACTTAAATTATATGGAAAGATGAAGTTTATTTGATTGTACCGAAGGAATTTTCCATGAGTATGATCTAATATTTTTTCAATAGGATTTATACTACAAAATTTCTATAGTCCTGCAGGGTAGGTTCCTATAAATTAAATAGATTGCATTAAAACTTTTTTCTATaagattcaaatcatacataattCCTATGCAAATTCTATAAATCAAAGGAGGCTTGAAACAGTCGACAAATAAAAATCATGTTTATGTAAATAGACTTGACATTGCAACCTCACACTTTTCAGAAATCCTATGGGCAACCTCGCAAACCAAAGAGTGGCCACAGTTGTCCTGCAGCACTTTCTACCAACAAAAAATTGTCCCATCGGTATTCTTTGCGTGTTAGTGTAGCTGGAGTGCCATTCTGTTAGAGCAAAACCCAACTGGAACGTGTGTATGTATGCCAACGGCTCACGGTCACATGAACTGACCGCTCGATTCCAAATTTTTCTGCAGCAATGCTCGGGCAAAGCGGAACAGAGCAAAGGTTTCCCTGACGCACCGCTCTCGTTAACCGATCCCAGGAATCGAAGCGGTGCCGCCTACAAAATTGCAAACGTTGGCAGCAGGCGGACCATAACCCAATTCAGATACCACCATTTGCAGGTTTGCAGCAGCAGCATCGTCGCCCACATCCACGAGAAGCCCTTATCTTCTCGCCTGGATTGCAGTCCGTCTTCCATCCGTCCAATCCGAGATAAGACTCCCCCAAACTCGCCCATCCATCCCTACCAAAATCAAGAACCCCAATTCTCCTGTTCGTTCGATGAATTGGTAGTGTACATTGGCAAAGAGAAGATTTGGAGCAGAGGTGCAGTCAAAAAATAGTTTCTTGCAGTGATATATAGTCCGAGAAAGATACCTAGCAGGGGATTAATTCAAGGTATTTTCGGGAGTCCATTATTGGAGCTGTGCCATGGATCTGCCTGCCCCACCAACCAATCATCCCAAACCTTTATCCTCAGTTatcctgcgccgccgccgtcctggaATAAACAAGTGCTCCGCGAGCcaacagcgactcgtctcgcctCCACCACTCCCTCGCCACCACTCGCTGCAGCTGCTTCGACCTGACCCGCCTGGACGCGCGCAATCCGTGGTCGCGAGATCCGGCAGGACCGGCaccgtcgccgcgccgccgctgccgatgaCGACGCCCGCGCCGAACCCGACCATCCGGAGGCTCGACGTGGCCTCGCCGGTGCCGGCGGACATCGACATCGCCAACTCCGTCGAGCCGCTCCACATCGCAGACATCGCCGCCGAGCTCGGCATCCCGCCGGAGCACTACGACCTCTACGGCAAGTACAAGGCCAAGGTGAACAAACATCCGGTTCTTTGACCGATTACCGGAAGGACCACCGGCGTTCGGTGTTGTGATCATGTGACGGCGATCTGATTCTGATTTGTGCGGCTGTTTGGTGATTTGCAGGTGCTCCTGTCGGTTCTTGACCAGCTGCAGGGGCAGCAGGATGGGTACTACGTGGTGGTCGGCGGCATCACGCCGACGCCGCTCGGGGAGGGCAAGTCAACCACCACCGTAGGGCTGTGCCAGGCGCTGGGGGCGTTTCTTGATAAAAAGGTGAGATTTTTAGAATCGGTCCTTCCAATGTTCTGCCCATTCATTTACCTCAGTGCCAAAATTTATGAAGAAAAACTACATCCTTAGTTCCTTACACCAAATTGCAAATTCAAGATATTGTTCTAATTAAGAAGCACCTATCAAACCGGTGCTGATCACCTAGTCGACGACTGACAAACAAAAACAATTCTAAAAGGGTCTCAGTCACATTATGTCATTAAAGttcagttgcaactcatgactagcacaAATAACGATGCAAATCGAATGGTGTAAAACTTGACTGAgcctgagaactagcaaatcccccGGAAATTATTTGATGCAGACTTGTGCTAGACTGTAGGATTCAGTCATTTATTCTGCTGTCACTTTGTCAGTAATGCTTCCGTAATGGGTATCAGGGACTTCGCAGTTTGCTTATCAGTATGAttaattatttctgaaattttgtGGGCATGAACTCTGTATGGAGCTGTAGAACTATATGGTAGAACGATATCTTATGACTATCCGTGCttgggaaagaaaagaaaaaactttcATTCATCATCTCTTGGCATAGAAAACATAGTATAATAATGTGGACTGGCTTATCTGTTATTCATATTGATGAATTCCTATCGCTGTAATAGACAGCTTCTTTctgttttttttcccttttttttttgtgCAAGGGAGACTGCTTCCTTCTTGTGACCACCATTGTGGTTATATTATTCCAAGTATCAAAGAAGTCGTGAACTTGTGAGATATAGTACTATTCAAGGCTATGATAAATAGACTACACAATCCAGAACATACGGAGCATATTGTCATGTATGGCTGTGTATATTATTGATATTGATATGGTTTACTATTTTACCGTCCTTTGTTGTTATAGGTTGTCACTTGCGTCCGTCAACCATCACAAGGGCCTACCTTTGGAATCAAGGGGGGTGCTGCTGGAGGTGGCTACAGTCAAGTTATACCCATGGATGAGTTCAATCTCCATATGACTGGAGATATCCATGCAATTACAGCTGCAAACAATCTTCTTGCTGCTGCGATTGATACAAGGATTTTCCATGAGAATTCTCAATCAGACAAAGCTCTATTCAATAGATTGTGCCCACCAAACAAAGAAGGGAAAAGGCGCTTTGCTGATGTAATGATTCGACGCTTGATAAAGCTTGGCATTTCAAAGACAAATCCAGATGAGCTTACACCAGAAGAAGTCAGACGTTTTGCAAGGCTTGATATTGACCCTGCGTCCATCACCTGGAGACGGGTAATGGATGTTAATGATCGCTTCCTGCGCAAAATCACAGTTGGACAAGGGCCTGAAGAAAAAGGCATGGTGAGAGAAACAGGCTTTGACATATCAGTGGCAAGTGAGATAATGGCTGTATTAGCTCTTACAACCTCCCTTGCTGACATGAGGGAAAGGCTTGGAAGAATGGTCATAGGGAACAGCAAGGCTGGTGAGCCGGTTactgctgatgatcttggtcttgGAGGTGCTTTGACTGTCCTAATGAAAGATGCTATTCATCCCACCCTCATGCAAACACTTGAAGGCACTCCAGTGTTAGTGCATGCTGGACCTTTTGCTAATATTGCTCATGGGAACTCTTCCATAGTTGCTGATAAGATTGCGTTGAAGTTGGTTGGGAAGGGTGGCTTTGTTGTTACAGAAGCTGGTTTTGGTGCAGATATTGGAACTGAGAAATTCATGGACATAAAGTGTAGGTATAGTGGATTGGCGCCACAGTGTGCCATTATTGTGGCCACAATTAGGGCTCTTAAAATGCATGGAGGGGGGCCAGATGTTGTTGCTGGGAAGCCTTTAGATCATGCATATGTCAGTGAAAATGTGGGTCTTGTTGAAGCTGGATGTGTCAATCTTGCTAAGCACATCTCAAACACAAAGAGTTATGGTGTCAATGTTGTAGTTGCAATCAACAAATTTGCAACGGATACCGACGCTGAAATGGAAGCTGTGAAAAATGCGGCTATGGCAGCTGGTGCTTTCGATGCTGTTGTCTGCTCCCATCATGCACACGGTGGTAAAGGAGCGGTTAGTTCTCTTCCCTCTATAGATTGTTATTCAGAGGTTCTATACATGTCATCTCTTTATGGGGAAATATTAAGTGTGTATCTATTTTACATTTCATATATTGTCTTCTATTGCTGAAGGTTATTATGAATGATGTTTCTGTACTTGACTGTTCTTTAGTGTTTAGTTAGGTTTTTCAACTTTTATGCTTCTGTGCTTGTCTACATAAGTTTCAAAGTGGTGACTGCACCACACAGTGTTTAGATGCTATGCCCATGCATTATTTTATTTCACCTCTGCATTATTGCCTTGCAAGTTGTTTTCACAAGAAACATGCTTATTTCTTCTGAACGTTTATGAAGTCTATAATTTACAGAATTGAACCACTTGTCTAATTCTATCATTCCATTTAACTGTATACAGGTTGATCTTGGACTTGCAGTTCAACGAGCATGTGAAAGTCAGGCAGAGCCCCTGAAGTTTTTATATCCCTTGGAGTctagcataaaggagaagatcgagtcaaTAGCTAATTTCTATGGTGCTAGTGGTGTTGAATACTCTGAACAGGTACTTGCGTACATTCTTTGTGAGATTTTTTCTAGTTATTATGTCCTCAGCGCAAATATGgaaccttacaaagggttggagaggTAGAATTGGAGATAATTTTGAACGCTCAGCATCCAGTTGCAGTCCATGGAAGCATTAGATTTTAATTTATTCTGCTGACTTCTCTATCTCTTCCCTGTAGGCTGAAAAGCAGATCGAGATATACACCAAGCAGGGCTTCTCCAACCTCCCGATATGCATGGCGAAAACTCAGTACTCCTTTTCGCATGTCCCATCCATGAAGGGCGCACCCTCCGGCTTTGTTCTGCCGATAAGAGATGTGCGGGCCAGCATCGGAGCCGGCTTCATCTACCCACTCGTCGGCACCATGAGCACAATGCCCGGTCTTCCTACAAGGCCCAGCTTCTATGAAATCGACATCGACACAGCCACCGGGAAAGTCATGGGTCTCTCATGAGCTTTGCCAGCACCATCTGTGGAGTGGGCCGTGCTGTCGCGAAATTAGATGTGTGCAGTTTCAGTTTTTTGGACATTCCTGAAAGGTAGAATAAATAAAGAGCCTGATCGGCTTTGTGCGATTGTAGAAGACTGGTGTTGCATTTCAGTTACCTGATGGCTGTCAATTTGGTTGAACCTTTCTGCTGTGCTCAGTTCATGCGCTGTGTGTTTGATATTTCATCCTTTTTATTGTCCTTTGCTGGTTCTATACGTACTGAATTACAATTTTTTAGGGAAAACATATTGAATTGCCTTTGGTTTTTAGGGAAACGTACTGAATTACCCGTGCGTTGTCTAAGGTGTACTCCGTATTAGCTTTTGGGAAAAGTCAAACATAACTATCTTTGGGAAAATAATAGTCTCTATGATATAATTTACACACGTAAGATGTCAGATGTTATTGAAAGCCTCTTGATCATTTCGTTTCACCATCCACTGCAACAGGCTACATTGTACGCCTAACTTTTTTTAGGGACATTGTACTACACGTAACTTTCCTTTTGTGTTTGCGCGGTCAATTTTTCCTCGCCCAGCGGTCAATCACCATGATTGCCGTGCTCGTGAAGGGTATAATCACCATGATTTCCTCCatgatcaccatcatcatcagcgTTAGGTGTCACGGAAAAGTAACCAAAACTTGTACCTGTCCAAATGAACGGGCTCCACAGAAATTTGGAGCCAAGTCACTCTCTGTTTTCTCCATGGGGAAAAGAGGGTCGTCGAGGCACGAGAAACACCAAAACATCATAGGGTGTGGAATCAGCAAGCCAAAGAGCTCGCCCACACACAACTACACAAGTGCGGGACATCTCAATTGAAATGATGCGGCAGCATGTAGTTTGGCTTGTTTCTCTTGCTCTGTTTAAAGCTATACGGGCTCGGACAAACATGCCGAGGATGAGATGGTTCTCGCAACTTAGGCAACGCCTGGTCCGGCCCGAAGTCCTGTTTATGGCGGGATCACCTCGATCCTCGCCCATGGCAGGCCTCGGTCAGCGAGGGATGTCTCCACGCGCCCGCATCTGCCACACTTCCCCTTCACTCCACTAGAATCCCCTCACAGCCCTCACCAGCTCATCGCACTCCACCATTAGCCAGAAACCTCCACCTCAAATCCATGGCAAATCGGTGGCTTACGCTGGTGATTGTTGCGGATGAAGACACGGGGAACCTTACGATGGCACGCGAGGGGTCGGATAGGAAGAAGAGGAGGTGGGATTTGGACATTTGGTGTGCACTTGCTTTCTTTTGTGCATTGCACTACCTTCTGTCGTAGTGCATGGAACGGTGCACTCGCAGTGCCTTTATGTTTGGTGTTCTACTCCCTTCGGTCGTAGTGCCCAACACGGTGCATTGGCACTACATCTCTGTTCTGCATTGCACTACCTTAGGTCACAACATTTAGTTCCATGTTATAGTGCCTTTAGTCGCAGCACGGCAAAGAACACTTGCACTGCAATGCACTTAGTTTCTATCCTATGCATTGCCTTCGATCGCAAAGCATAGGTTGGTGTACTCACAGAGTGGCGGACACAGGACAAAACTAACCGGGGCCCTCATGTATAGGAAAACCATTACACTGCATTCCTCCCTAACAAACGACAATCACTTCATTAGTAATTGTCTCCAACAATGATTTTCCGTGAATAAAATGAGGCCATGACTCATATAGTCATCAACAATTTTGTTACGAAgtgaattgttcacaatcttcatAGCTCATAAACATCTCTCAATGTAGAAGACCAAAAAATCAGGATTGAATCTCctgttccttttcttcttccgAATGAGCCTGAAAGGAAAATTAAAACCGCAAGGCTGATTGGTCCCTAAATTAAATATTTCCTCCTTATCTTGTTATGTTTATTTGGGATGATAATCTACCATTCTCTTTCTTTTAGCTTGTTTATAAATCAACTATTTGAGGCACAACATAGTTTTATCTTTGTACTACTGCTGCTGCATTTTCATTTAAACTCTTGGTGgtggtgttgaccaacaatggtgTTGACATTTGGAGGGCTGAACATGTGTGGATTTCTTTATCAAATACTCTCCATTGTCCTCTTTCTTCTtccctactccctccgttccttgatataaggtgtataatttttcccaaaaaaactccaaaatataaggtgtattgcgtAGAACCACTCAATTGGATATTTTTTTTTACGGATTTGATTGCATTTTCTTAGCTCATGtaaactcctctattttctcaaAGCAATAATTTAGAGATAATCTTGCCTAAAACTCGTGTAACTTGCCTTCAATGtgcgtttcttaatttccgtgtcAAAAACTATACACCCTATATCTAGAAATGGAGGGACTATTAAATAACTGAAACACATACTGTAAGAATCTATAGAAGACAAGTCTAACACTCTCATTATAAGTACTAGTATGGATTGCCAGATTGCATTGTAAAGGGGTTCCTAAATTCAGCGTTTTTTTCTTACGGGACACACATAAATCCTagtgtgaaattgaatttcacCCAAGTAGTACTAGTAGGGATGGATTCATTGATTGGATATAACATGCAAAGAAACAGAAATGAAGAAATATTGACAGACTGTATAATCCAATCAAGACTGCAAATACTCAAGAACCGAAGAACCCTACTGTTGTGTGTTGTTTTGATCAGATCAGTGTACTTGTGTTTACTTTGAGACTTGACTTCACTTCTGGATGACGATTGGTT encodes:
- the LOC124651206 gene encoding formate--tetrahydrofolate ligase — translated: MDLPAPPTNHPKPLSSVILRRRRPGINKCSASQQRLVSPPPLPRHHSLQLLRPDPPGRAQSVVARSGRTGTVAAPPLPMTTPAPNPTIRRLDVASPVPADIDIANSVEPLHIADIAAELGIPPEHYDLYGKYKAKVLLSVLDQLQGQQDGYYVVVGGITPTPLGEGKSTTTVGLCQALGAFLDKKVVTCVRQPSQGPTFGIKGGAAGGGYSQVIPMDEFNLHMTGDIHAITAANNLLAAAIDTRIFHENSQSDKALFNRLCPPNKEGKRRFADVMIRRLIKLGISKTNPDELTPEEVRRFARLDIDPASITWRRVMDVNDRFLRKITVGQGPEEKGMVRETGFDISVASEIMAVLALTTSLADMRERLGRMVIGNSKAGEPVTADDLGLGGALTVLMKDAIHPTLMQTLEGTPVLVHAGPFANIAHGNSSIVADKIALKLVGKGGFVVTEAGFGADIGTEKFMDIKCRYSGLAPQCAIIVATIRALKMHGGGPDVVAGKPLDHAYVSENVGLVEAGCVNLAKHISNTKSYGVNVVVAINKFATDTDAEMEAVKNAAMAAGAFDAVVCSHHAHGGKGAVDLGLAVQRACESQAEPLKFLYPLESSIKEKIESIANFYGASGVEYSEQAEKQIEIYTKQGFSNLPICMAKTQYSFSHVPSMKGAPSGFVLPIRDVRASIGAGFIYPLVGTMSTMPGLPTRPSFYEIDIDTATGKVMGLS